One Sphingomicrobium sp. XHP0239 DNA segment encodes these proteins:
- a CDS encoding aspartate/glutamate racemase family protein: protein MRKLGIIGGTSWNSTALYYRHINEGVARRMGGLHSARLLIESIDLAPYAKLQRAGQKKRAGRRIVAAGEALKAGGAEAILIASNTTNRYADDVAEATDLPILHIADAVTARLKEDERQRIALLGTRILMSEGFARERYEAAGFEVMELPEPVIDTVDGIIFEELAKGIVTRNSQRELKSVITELDKQKADGVVLACTELVLAVDARANVLPVYDSTAIHAAAAVDWLLEDEKDAAPA from the coding sequence GTGCGCAAACTGGGGATCATCGGCGGGACGAGCTGGAACTCGACCGCGCTCTACTATCGTCACATCAACGAGGGCGTCGCGCGGCGGATGGGCGGGCTCCATTCCGCGCGGCTGCTGATCGAAAGCATCGACCTGGCGCCCTACGCCAAGTTGCAGCGTGCGGGGCAGAAGAAGCGCGCGGGGCGGCGGATCGTGGCGGCGGGCGAGGCGCTGAAAGCCGGCGGGGCGGAAGCGATCCTGATCGCGTCGAACACGACCAACCGCTACGCCGACGACGTCGCCGAAGCGACCGATCTGCCGATCCTTCACATCGCCGATGCCGTGACCGCGCGGTTGAAGGAGGACGAGCGACAGCGCATCGCGCTGCTGGGGACGCGGATCCTGATGAGCGAGGGGTTCGCGCGCGAGCGTTACGAGGCCGCGGGGTTCGAGGTGATGGAATTGCCCGAACCGGTGATCGACACCGTCGACGGCATCATCTTCGAGGAGCTCGCCAAGGGGATCGTGACCCGCAACAGCCAGCGCGAGTTGAAGAGTGTGATCACCGAACTCGACAAGCAGAAGGCCGATGGGGTCGTCCTCGCCTGTACCGAGCTGGTGCTGGCGGTCGATGCGCGGGCCAACGTGCTTCCGGTCTACGACAGCACCGCGATCCATGCGGCGGCGGCGGTCGACTGGCTGCTCGAGGACGAGAAGGACGCCGCCCCCGCCTGA
- a CDS encoding EAL domain-containing protein: MATNAPTRRGVDDRKSAAGKAPKLFVWTVLAALLVGLLELGLPLDDAGRSLRNLMHKESASGDIVLIKVDKESLDAIGAYNPWPREVFAEIIEEANALGTEQIFFDMVFAGRSSSDDVLEKALLDARNVTIAATENRVVDDSVSSLELPEEQFERAADLGSINAYFNFQSAAWQLAYTDQIGSRAIPTFASKMAGVRGEVGENFLIDYSIQPQSVPSISVVDLLEGRVDRAVLEGKTAIVGIAVMQLGDQVYLPGTGRRPGVYVQILGAETLKKGRPIDLGWLPAVIVGIVALAIACWSTNVVTRFVVLGATPFALFFTAIALEMHLIFVELFAGIFAVLVGLSVFTWRFFRSRGYVNALTNLPNLAALRSEKSGNDKPLIAARVHNFAEISSTLNADGEKRLVEQIAARLALGRHSGWKLYQGDEGIFAWFVDPHTAVANHLEALHALFRSPVTVEGQPFDVAVSFGVEMGSGRSLASRLNSALVAADEAENDAIKWKYHDPARLESTPWKLSMLSQLEDAIENGEVWIALQPKVELKNQRVVGAEALARWTHPEKGPISPLEFVAAAEQSDRIGKLTHFVLEEAGKAAVRLRRIEPKFSVAVNLSARMLNDRHLTGHVLSMLDRYDLPPEALTLELTETAALAGTGADIELLSQLRSIGINISIDDYGTGLSTLDYLKRVPANELKIDQSFIRAMRDNRSDMIMVQSTIALAHSLGRTVVAEGVEDKQVLEQLIQLDCDQAQGFAVGRPMTLKELDRRLTRERDRRAA; this comes from the coding sequence ATGGCGACAAATGCCCCCACCCGCCGCGGCGTCGACGACCGCAAGTCGGCTGCCGGCAAGGCCCCCAAGCTGTTCGTATGGACGGTGCTGGCGGCGCTGTTGGTGGGACTGCTGGAACTGGGATTGCCTCTCGACGACGCCGGACGCAGCCTTCGCAACTTGATGCACAAGGAAAGCGCCAGTGGCGATATCGTACTCATCAAGGTCGACAAGGAGAGCCTTGATGCAATCGGTGCCTACAACCCTTGGCCGCGGGAGGTCTTTGCCGAGATCATCGAAGAAGCCAACGCCCTCGGCACGGAGCAGATTTTCTTCGACATGGTGTTTGCAGGAAGATCTTCTTCGGACGACGTTCTGGAAAAGGCCCTGCTTGACGCCCGAAACGTGACCATCGCCGCCACCGAAAACCGTGTCGTGGACGATAGTGTATCGTCGCTGGAGCTTCCGGAAGAACAATTCGAACGCGCGGCCGATCTCGGATCCATCAACGCCTATTTCAACTTCCAGTCCGCAGCGTGGCAACTGGCGTATACAGACCAGATAGGCTCGCGAGCCATCCCGACCTTCGCATCCAAGATGGCAGGCGTCAGAGGCGAGGTGGGGGAAAACTTTCTGATCGATTACTCGATCCAACCCCAGAGCGTCCCGTCGATCAGTGTCGTCGATCTCCTTGAAGGCCGTGTCGATCGCGCCGTGCTGGAAGGCAAGACGGCGATTGTCGGCATCGCAGTGATGCAGTTGGGCGACCAGGTGTACCTTCCGGGGACGGGACGGCGACCGGGCGTCTATGTACAGATTCTAGGGGCGGAAACTTTGAAAAAGGGTCGCCCTATTGATCTCGGCTGGCTACCGGCGGTTATCGTCGGCATTGTTGCGCTAGCAATCGCATGTTGGTCGACCAACGTGGTGACACGTTTCGTCGTTCTTGGCGCCACACCCTTCGCGCTGTTCTTCACGGCGATCGCACTTGAGATGCACCTGATATTCGTCGAGCTTTTCGCGGGTATTTTCGCCGTTCTCGTTGGCCTATCGGTGTTCACTTGGCGCTTCTTCCGCAGCCGAGGATACGTCAACGCTCTTACCAATCTGCCGAATCTCGCCGCGCTCCGCAGCGAGAAAAGCGGCAACGACAAGCCGCTGATCGCGGCGCGGGTCCACAACTTCGCCGAAATCAGCTCGACCCTCAACGCTGATGGCGAGAAGCGACTGGTCGAACAGATTGCCGCGCGTCTGGCGCTGGGGCGCCACAGCGGTTGGAAACTCTACCAGGGCGACGAGGGAATTTTTGCGTGGTTCGTCGATCCTCATACGGCTGTCGCGAACCATCTCGAGGCGCTGCACGCGCTTTTCCGTAGTCCGGTGACCGTAGAAGGACAGCCGTTCGACGTAGCGGTCAGTTTCGGCGTGGAAATGGGCTCGGGACGCAGTCTCGCCAGTCGGCTGAACAGCGCGCTCGTTGCTGCCGACGAGGCCGAGAACGACGCCATCAAGTGGAAGTATCACGACCCCGCACGTCTCGAAAGCACGCCCTGGAAGCTGTCTATGCTGTCGCAGCTCGAGGACGCAATCGAGAACGGCGAAGTCTGGATCGCACTTCAGCCCAAGGTCGAGCTCAAGAACCAGCGCGTCGTCGGCGCGGAAGCGCTCGCGCGGTGGACCCACCCCGAAAAGGGGCCGATCAGCCCGCTCGAATTCGTCGCAGCGGCGGAACAGAGCGACCGCATCGGGAAACTCACCCATTTCGTGCTTGAGGAAGCGGGCAAAGCGGCGGTGCGCCTTCGGCGGATCGAGCCCAAGTTCTCCGTAGCGGTCAATCTGTCCGCCCGTATGCTCAATGATCGCCATCTCACGGGACATGTTCTCTCGATGCTCGATCGATACGATCTCCCGCCCGAGGCCCTGACTCTGGAACTGACGGAAACCGCTGCGCTCGCCGGTACGGGCGCAGACATCGAGTTGCTCTCGCAGCTTCGCTCGATCGGCATCAATATCTCGATCGACGACTATGGTACCGGCCTGTCGACGCTCGACTACCTCAAGCGCGTGCCGGCCAACGAGCTCAAGATCGACCAGAGCTTCATTCGCGCCATGCGCGACAACCGATCCGACATGATCATGGTCCAGTCGACCATTGCCCTTGCCCACTCGCTCGGCCGCACGGTTGTGGCAGAAGGAGTGGAGGACAAGCAGGTCCTCGAGCAGCTCATTCAGCTCGACTGCGATCAGGCGCAGGGCTTTGCGGTGGGCCGCCCGATGACCCTCAAGGAACTCGATCGTCGCCTGACGCGCGAACGCGACCGTCGCGCTGCCTGA
- a CDS encoding glycoside hydrolase family 16 protein — MIRTLAIGMTSLLLAGCAATTDTRPLAGEIIGTAPVDSARTILFEDDFDAGTLDRAKWNVEGPDFWVNDELQVYVDEPGVISFRSAMPGADGGVLVLKPEYRAGAEQSERRTADFVSGRINSKGKFDFAYGRAEARIKMTDHRGVWPAWWLLGNGQWPDTGEIDVLEYVGEKDWIGVAVHGPGYAGEEAPVRRFYFPDGEDVTGWHRYAVEWTPTDMTFLVDDRAYWRITKPEIEELGRWSYDNPKYLILNFAVGGVYPAKVNNIDAPYYGLPQSTLEAIQRGEPEMAVDWVRVWGRE, encoded by the coding sequence ATGATCCGGACGCTTGCAATCGGAATGACGAGCCTGCTGCTGGCGGGGTGTGCCGCCACCACCGACACGCGTCCGCTGGCCGGAGAAATCATCGGGACCGCGCCGGTCGACAGTGCCCGCACGATCCTGTTCGAGGACGATTTCGACGCTGGCACGCTGGACCGGGCGAAGTGGAACGTCGAAGGGCCCGACTTCTGGGTGAACGACGAGCTTCAGGTCTATGTCGATGAGCCGGGAGTCATCTCCTTCCGCTCCGCCATGCCGGGCGCCGATGGCGGCGTCCTGGTGCTCAAGCCCGAGTATCGCGCCGGGGCGGAACAGTCGGAGCGCCGAACGGCCGATTTCGTCTCCGGACGGATCAACTCCAAGGGCAAGTTCGATTTTGCCTATGGCCGCGCCGAGGCGCGCATCAAGATGACCGATCACCGCGGCGTGTGGCCCGCCTGGTGGTTGCTGGGCAACGGACAGTGGCCCGACACGGGCGAGATCGACGTGCTGGAATATGTCGGCGAGAAGGACTGGATCGGCGTCGCCGTCCACGGTCCCGGCTATGCGGGCGAGGAAGCACCGGTGAGACGCTTCTACTTTCCCGACGGCGAGGACGTGACGGGCTGGCATCGCTATGCCGTCGAATGGACACCGACCGACATGACCTTCCTGGTCGACGACCGTGCCTACTGGCGGATCACGAAGCCCGAGATCGAGGAGTTGGGGCGCTGGTCCTACGACAACCCCAAATATCTCATCCTCAATTTCGCGGTCGGCGGCGTCTATCCGGCGAAGGTCAATAATATCGACGCACCCTATTACGGCCTGCCCCAGTCGACGCTGGAGGCGATCCAGCGCGGCGAACCGGAGATGGCGGTCGATTGGGTTCGCGTGTGGGGGCGCGAATAG
- the folP gene encoding dihydropteroate synthase, translating to MTRTILRPTGFVDAPFGHDGKVARLAGGLLWFASVELIALDDANRRAGSDLVPVEGIEDRFDEDMAAQWQRITAPRPPLMLGERTIPLDQPRVMGIINATPDSFSDGGAYEDLDAAAFAGADMAGAGAAILDIGGESTRPGAQTVWEGDEIDRVVPLIKRLARGGNAVSIDTRKAAVMEAAIEAGVHLVNDVSALGWDERSADVVAKAGVPVVLMHAQGDPTTMQDNPTYDDVAADVWLWLEDRIARAEAAGIDRSRIIVDPGIGFGKTIAHNLDLMNQLAMFHGLGCPVLLGASRKRMIGALSNEAPADRRLAGSLALALKAADQGAQIVRVHDVPETVQALKVWRGLKDQALTPRV from the coding sequence GTGACACGCACGATTCTTCGGCCGACGGGGTTCGTCGATGCCCCGTTCGGGCATGACGGCAAGGTCGCGCGACTGGCGGGCGGCCTGTTGTGGTTTGCGAGCGTCGAGCTGATCGCGCTCGACGATGCCAACCGGCGAGCGGGAAGCGATCTGGTGCCGGTCGAGGGGATCGAGGATCGCTTCGACGAGGACATGGCGGCACAGTGGCAGCGGATCACCGCGCCGCGCCCACCGCTGATGCTGGGCGAGCGGACTATTCCGCTCGATCAGCCGCGGGTGATGGGGATCATCAACGCGACGCCCGACAGCTTTTCGGACGGCGGTGCTTACGAAGATCTGGACGCGGCGGCGTTCGCGGGGGCCGACATGGCGGGCGCGGGGGCGGCGATCCTCGATATCGGCGGAGAAAGCACGCGCCCGGGGGCACAGACCGTGTGGGAAGGCGACGAGATCGACCGGGTCGTGCCGCTGATCAAGCGGCTGGCGCGCGGTGGCAATGCGGTCAGCATCGACACCCGCAAGGCCGCGGTGATGGAAGCGGCGATCGAGGCGGGCGTCCACCTTGTGAATGACGTTTCGGCGCTGGGTTGGGACGAACGATCGGCTGATGTGGTCGCCAAGGCGGGGGTGCCGGTGGTGCTGATGCACGCGCAGGGCGATCCCACGACGATGCAGGACAATCCGACCTACGACGATGTCGCAGCGGACGTGTGGCTGTGGTTGGAGGATCGGATCGCGCGGGCGGAGGCGGCGGGGATCGACCGGTCGCGGATCATCGTCGACCCGGGGATCGGGTTCGGCAAGACGATCGCGCACAATCTCGACCTGATGAACCAGCTGGCGATGTTTCACGGCCTCGGATGTCCCGTGCTGCTGGGAGCGAGCCGGAAGCGGATGATCGGCGCGCTGTCGAACGAGGCCCCGGCCGACCGACGGCTGGCAGGGAGCCTGGCGCTCGCGCTGAAGGCGGCGGACCAGGGCGCGCAGATCGTTCGCGTGCACGACGTTCCCGAAACGGTCCAGGCGCTGAAGGTCTGGCGCGGCCTCAAGGACCAGGCGCTGACGCCGCGGGTCTAG
- a CDS encoding NAD(P) transhydrogenase subunit alpha, with protein sequence MKLGVLKEAQDEPRCAAIPETVGKLVAKGARVAVERGAGERAGFSDAAFEDAGATIVSREEAIADAHAILVVQGPPPADLAGAKSGALLIGSLSPATRGDTIEAYAKAGIEALAMEWMPRITRAQSMDILSSQSNLAGYKAVIDAAHLYGRAFPMMMTAAGTISPARVFVMGVGVAGLQAIATATRLGAQVSATDVRSATKEQIQSLGAKPIFVEDVEGIEGEGQGGYAGETSEEYRKAQAELVSNHLAKQDIVITTALIPGRPAPRLISDAQLSTMRAGSVVVDLAAEAGGNVEGCTAGATVERHGVQIMGPVQPARALASDAAALYSRNIANFLLAFIEESSAESEEDAHSDSAGDSPWLVLPDDDEIVAGIRLTKGGKIVHERLRAMG encoded by the coding sequence ATGAAGCTCGGAGTCCTCAAGGAAGCGCAGGACGAGCCGCGCTGCGCGGCCATCCCCGAAACCGTCGGAAAGCTTGTCGCCAAGGGCGCGCGGGTCGCGGTCGAACGGGGCGCGGGCGAGCGAGCGGGCTTTTCCGACGCAGCCTTCGAGGACGCCGGCGCGACCATCGTGTCGCGCGAGGAAGCCATCGCCGATGCGCACGCGATCCTGGTCGTTCAGGGACCGCCGCCCGCCGACCTGGCGGGAGCGAAGAGCGGCGCACTGCTGATCGGCTCACTGTCGCCAGCGACGCGCGGCGACACGATCGAGGCCTATGCGAAGGCCGGGATCGAAGCGTTGGCGATGGAATGGATGCCGCGCATCACCCGCGCGCAATCGATGGATATCCTGTCCTCGCAATCGAACTTGGCGGGATACAAGGCGGTCATCGACGCCGCGCATCTCTACGGGCGCGCCTTTCCGATGATGATGACCGCGGCCGGGACGATCAGCCCCGCGCGGGTGTTCGTCATGGGCGTGGGCGTGGCGGGTTTGCAGGCGATCGCGACCGCCACGCGGCTCGGCGCGCAGGTCAGTGCCACGGACGTGCGATCGGCAACGAAGGAACAGATCCAGTCGCTCGGCGCCAAGCCGATCTTCGTCGAGGATGTCGAGGGGATCGAGGGCGAGGGGCAGGGCGGTTATGCCGGCGAGACCTCGGAGGAGTATCGCAAGGCGCAGGCCGAACTGGTCTCGAACCATCTCGCCAAACAGGACATCGTCATCACGACCGCGCTCATTCCCGGGCGGCCGGCGCCGCGGCTGATCAGCGATGCGCAGCTTTCGACGATGCGGGCGGGCAGCGTGGTGGTCGATCTCGCGGCCGAAGCGGGGGGCAACGTCGAGGGATGTACGGCGGGCGCGACGGTCGAACGCCACGGGGTCCAGATCATGGGGCCTGTACAGCCCGCGCGCGCGCTCGCGAGCGATGCCGCTGCACTCTATTCGCGGAACATCGCCAATTTCCTGCTCGCATTCATCGAGGAGTCGAGTGCCGAATCGGAAGAGGATGCGCACAGCGATTCGGCGGGTGATTCGCCGTGGCTCGTGTTGCCCGACGATGACGAGATCGTCGCCGGGATCCGCCTGACGAAGGGCGGAAAGATCGTCCATGAGCGCCTTCGCGCCATGGGATGA
- a CDS encoding proton-translocating transhydrogenase family protein, which produces MDFISILSIFVLACFVGYYVVWSVTPALHTPLMAVTNAISSVIIVGALIAAAASGNAIAKWLGLVGVVLASINIFGGFAVTQRMLAMYRKKERK; this is translated from the coding sequence GTGGATTTCATCTCGATCCTGTCGATCTTCGTGCTGGCCTGTTTCGTCGGCTATTACGTGGTCTGGTCGGTCACCCCGGCGCTGCACACGCCGTTGATGGCGGTGACCAACGCGATTTCCAGCGTCATCATCGTCGGGGCGCTGATCGCGGCGGCGGCGAGCGGGAATGCGATCGCCAAATGGCTCGGCCTCGTCGGCGTCGTGCTGGCGAGCATCAACATCTTCGGCGGCTTCGCGGTGACCCAGCGGATGCTGGCTATGTACAGGAAGAAGGAGCGCAAGTGA
- a CDS encoding NAD(P)(+) transhydrogenase (Re/Si-specific) subunit beta — MLAYLIAGVCFILALRGLSSPASSRKGNTYGMVGMAIAVVVTMVTHLPRRMTEPVVDGTITIQGTEIDWSVLGPILGAIAIGAAIGLTIARRIAMTAMPELVAAFHSLVGLAAVLVGWAAFMNPEAFGLLVPVGGTSDFAIGTVSRIEMALGVAIGAITFSGSVIAFAKLSGRMSGSPILLPARHVINLGTLVAIVVLTGIFATAMFASPELFIAITVLAFLVGFLLIIPIGGADMPVVVSMLNSYSGWAAAAMGFTLGNSAMIITGALVGSSGAILSYIMCKAMNRSFISVIAGGFGQDSGGGGDTGPAIDRPYKQGSAEDAAFMLGQADKVIIVPGYGMAVAQAQHALREMVDLLKEKGVEVKYAIHPVAGRMPGHMNVLLAEASVPYDEVFELEDINSEFAQADVAFVIGANDVTNPSAKTDKSSPIYGMPVLDVEKARTTLFIKRSMGGAGYAGVENELFFRDQTMMLLSDAKKMVEEIVKKLD, encoded by the coding sequence ATGCTCGCCTATCTGATCGCGGGCGTCTGCTTCATCCTTGCGCTCCGCGGCCTTTCGAGCCCGGCGAGCAGTCGGAAGGGAAATACCTACGGCATGGTCGGCATGGCGATCGCGGTGGTCGTGACGATGGTCACCCACTTGCCGCGTCGCATGACAGAGCCTGTCGTCGACGGCACAATCACGATTCAAGGGACAGAGATCGACTGGTCCGTCCTGGGCCCGATCCTGGGCGCGATCGCGATCGGCGCCGCGATCGGTCTGACCATTGCGCGGCGCATCGCGATGACCGCGATGCCCGAGCTGGTCGCCGCGTTCCACAGTCTTGTCGGTCTTGCCGCGGTCCTGGTCGGCTGGGCTGCCTTCATGAACCCCGAGGCGTTCGGACTTCTCGTCCCCGTCGGGGGCACGTCCGACTTCGCCATCGGCACGGTCAGCCGGATCGAGATGGCGCTGGGCGTCGCCATTGGCGCGATCACCTTTTCCGGTAGCGTCATCGCCTTCGCCAAGCTGTCGGGACGGATGAGCGGTTCGCCCATCCTGCTTCCCGCGCGCCATGTCATCAACCTGGGCACGCTCGTTGCGATCGTCGTGCTGACTGGCATCTTCGCGACCGCGATGTTCGCCTCCCCCGAACTCTTCATCGCGATCACCGTTCTGGCGTTTCTCGTCGGATTCCTGCTGATCATCCCCATCGGCGGGGCGGACATGCCGGTCGTCGTCAGCATGCTGAACAGCTATTCGGGCTGGGCGGCCGCGGCGATGGGTTTCACGCTCGGCAACAGCGCGATGATCATTACCGGCGCGCTGGTCGGATCGTCGGGTGCGATCCTTTCCTACATCATGTGCAAGGCGATGAACCGCAGCTTCATCAGCGTGATCGCCGGCGGCTTCGGTCAGGACAGCGGGGGCGGCGGCGACACGGGCCCTGCGATCGATCGTCCCTACAAGCAGGGCAGCGCCGAGGACGCCGCTTTCATGTTGGGCCAGGCCGACAAGGTCATCATCGTTCCCGGATACGGGATGGCGGTGGCACAGGCGCAGCATGCCCTGCGCGAAATGGTCGATCTGCTCAAGGAGAAGGGCGTCGAGGTCAAATATGCGATCCATCCCGTCGCCGGTCGGATGCCGGGGCATATGAACGTGCTGCTCGCCGAGGCCAGCGTGCCGTACGACGAGGTGTTCGAGCTGGAAGACATCAACAGCGAATTCGCGCAGGCGGACGTCGCCTTCGTCATCGGTGCCAATGACGTGACCAATCCCAGCGCCAAGACCGACAAATCCTCGCCGATCTACGGCATGCCGGTGCTCGACGTGGAAAAGGCGCGCACGACATTGTTCATCAAGCGGTCGATGGGCGGAGCGGGCTATGCCGGGGTGGAGAACGAGCTGTTCTTTCGCGACCAGACGATGATGCTTCTGTCCGATGCCAAGAAAATGGTTGAGGAAATCGTCAAAAAGCTCGACTAA
- a CDS encoding SDR family NAD(P)-dependent oxidoreductase, whose amino-acid sequence MTRILITGAASGIGKACAEHFDTAGADLVLVDRNRDALAKVAGEHEHHIADVADAGFWSRLDPGPLDGAIVNAGIGSAAPITDLTFEDWRKVMAVNLDGAFLTLQAALRHATEEASIVTIASASGLKAIPQTAAYGTSKAALIHLTKVAAAEAASRRIRVNAIAPGGVDTPIWDPMVDPAQGREKFMRAMEATVPIGRYAQPDEIARQAAFLMSEAAATITGSVLVCDGGFTL is encoded by the coding sequence ATGACCCGCATCCTCATCACCGGCGCCGCGAGCGGCATCGGCAAGGCCTGCGCCGAACATTTCGATACGGCGGGGGCCGACCTCGTCCTCGTCGACCGCAATCGCGACGCCCTCGCCAAGGTCGCGGGCGAACATGAACATCACATCGCCGATGTCGCCGATGCCGGCTTCTGGTCCCGTCTCGATCCCGGTCCGCTCGACGGGGCGATCGTCAATGCGGGGATCGGCAGCGCCGCTCCGATTACGGACCTTACGTTCGAGGATTGGCGAAAGGTCATGGCGGTCAACCTCGACGGCGCGTTCCTTACCCTGCAGGCGGCGCTCCGGCACGCCACCGAGGAGGCGAGCATCGTCACGATCGCTTCTGCCAGCGGACTGAAAGCGATCCCGCAAACGGCCGCCTACGGAACGAGCAAGGCGGCCCTGATCCACCTGACCAAGGTCGCCGCCGCGGAGGCCGCATCGCGCCGGATCCGCGTCAACGCCATCGCGCCGGGGGGCGTCGACACGCCGATCTGGGACCCAATGGTCGACCCAGCACAGGGCAGGGAGAAATTCATGCGGGCGATGGAGGCGACCGTGCCGATCGGACGCTATGCCCAACCAGACGAAATCGCGCGTCAGGCGGCCTTCCTGATGAGCGAGGCCGCCGCGACCATTACCGGCAGCGTCCTCGTCTGCGACGGTGGGTTCACTCTCTAG
- a CDS encoding aa3-type cytochrome c oxidase subunit IV — MAEKKYPTATEMDYDEHNSSWSLFLTLLKWSIYIVIPIVIVVMIIIAG; from the coding sequence ATGGCCGAGAAGAAATATCCGACCGCCACGGAAATGGATTACGACGAACATAATTCGAGCTGGTCGCTGTTTCTGACGCTGCTCAAATGGTCGATCTATATCGTGATTCCGATCGTCATCGTCGTCATGATCATCATCGCCGGATGA
- a CDS encoding sigma-54-dependent transcriptional regulator: MRDDTPRSLLLLDSDADERRLVSKVAQRAEWMVVGAADLSTAIALLQGPHGREVRAAVLSSWTLGDGSERIEALRDVAPDLPVIVLAAGGDVSVAVDAMRAGASDFLTKPVTPERLLEALDTHADRRRPAGELAPISEKIDAPLELEQLVGSSPGLRAAQAVAAKAARNRLPVFICGEPGTGKETFARAIHQASLRAASALVVRDAKLTSPNAIDSELFGHAEGAFPGAFTEKTGALVDAHEGTLLLKHVNRLPPRTQNLLDRALATGEVRPLGTNGSSSVDVRLIVTAEGPLSLDFDDRLKERIEATAVVLPPLRERSSDIPALARHFLARIAEQPGMRPLAIDNDALAVLMRYGWPGNLRQLASVLFRAAVACEGASLTAEDFPHIAIQSSFTKRRSDARPTLSAHGSEQALRGSGPVTVFDDEGHIRQLSEIEADLIRLAIGHYRGRMTEVARRLGIGRSTLYRKLGDLGIDTAA, encoded by the coding sequence ATGCGCGACGACACGCCCCGCTCGCTGTTGCTTTTGGACTCGGACGCCGACGAACGGCGCCTGGTCTCGAAGGTCGCGCAGCGTGCCGAATGGATGGTGGTGGGCGCCGCCGACCTGTCGACCGCGATCGCGCTGCTGCAGGGGCCGCACGGGCGCGAAGTACGGGCGGCGGTCCTGTCGAGCTGGACGCTCGGCGACGGCTCCGAACGGATCGAGGCATTGCGCGACGTGGCGCCCGACCTTCCGGTCATCGTCCTGGCCGCCGGTGGCGACGTCAGCGTCGCGGTCGACGCGATGCGCGCCGGCGCGAGCGATTTCCTGACCAAGCCCGTCACCCCCGAGCGTCTTCTCGAAGCCCTCGACACCCATGCGGACCGTCGCCGACCCGCGGGCGAGCTGGCACCCATTTCCGAAAAGATCGACGCACCGCTGGAGCTCGAGCAGCTGGTCGGCTCCTCTCCGGGGCTCCGCGCTGCCCAGGCCGTCGCCGCAAAGGCCGCGCGCAACCGCCTTCCGGTGTTCATCTGCGGCGAACCCGGCACCGGCAAGGAAACCTTCGCCCGCGCCATTCACCAGGCAAGCCTTCGCGCCGCTTCTGCGCTCGTCGTACGCGACGCGAAGCTGACCAGCCCCAACGCCATCGACAGCGAACTGTTCGGCCATGCGGAAGGGGCGTTTCCCGGCGCCTTCACCGAGAAGACCGGCGCCCTCGTCGATGCGCATGAAGGCACGCTGCTCCTCAAACATGTGAACCGCCTTCCCCCACGGACGCAGAACCTGCTCGACCGTGCGCTCGCAACGGGCGAGGTGCGCCCGCTCGGCACCAACGGTTCCTCCAGCGTCGACGTGCGGCTGATCGTCACCGCCGAAGGCCCGCTGTCGCTCGACTTCGATGACCGATTGAAGGAGCGGATCGAGGCGACTGCGGTCGTCCTCCCGCCGCTGCGCGAACGTTCCAGCGACATTCCCGCGCTCGCGCGTCACTTCCTCGCCCGCATTGCCGAACAACCGGGCATGCGCCCGCTCGCGATCGACAACGACGCGCTCGCCGTCCTCATGCGCTACGGTTGGCCGGGCAATCTGCGTCAGCTCGCCAGTGTGCTGTTCCGCGCGGCGGTCGCTTGCGAGGGCGCCAGCCTCACCGCCGAGGACTTTCCCCACATCGCGATCCAGTCAAGCTTCACCAAGCGGCGCAGCGACGCGCGACCGACGCTTTCGGCCCACGGTTCCGAACAGGCCCTGCGGGGCTCGGGTCCGGTGACCGTCTTCGACGACGAAGGGCACATCCGCCAGCTGTCGGAGATCGAGGCAGACCTCATCCGCCTCGCCATCGGTCACTATCGCGGACGCATGACCGAAGTTGCCCGCCGGCTCGGCATCGGACGCTCGACCCTCTACCGCAAGCTCGGCGATCTCGGAATCGACACCGCCGCCTGA